AATAAACCTTCCGCGAATGCTGCCGTATTCGCTAAGCTCCCGCTAGATGCTTGGATGCTCCCTGGAATCACTTCTCCCCTGGATGCTTCAATCCCTTCCTTAGCGAGCGCCATAATCGCTTCTTCGACTGTCGCTTTCAATGAATTGACCCTAGCTGTCATGCGGGCTGGATGATTGTTTTCATGAGCCATCGCCAAAGCTTCTTCTTTGCCGAACTGGTTAACCCACCGCTCAATCAACCATGCAGGATGACTTGTTTCAACTGACATCCTTTCGATTTCATCTTTGATGTCCTCAATCGGGCGTACGCCTTTTCGTAATACGGAACGTAAAATGCCATTTACGGTTGCCGAGATGCCCTTATGCCCTCTTCTTTTGGCGATTTCCACCGCTTCATGAACGACTGCATGCGGAGGGATTTTCGTCAAATAGATTATTTGATAAATCGATAACCTCAGTAATTCCCTTACCCATGGATCTAATTTCCCTTTGACGAAAGGCTCCAAGTAATAATCTAAGGTCAATCTGTGCTGTAAAGTGCCGTACGTCAGTTCAGTCAATAAACCCCTGTCCTTCGGATCGATATCATATTTCTTAATCGTCCTGTTGAGGAGAAGATTGCTGTAAGCCTGATTCTGATTTATTTCCATTAATATTGATAATGCCGCGTCGCGGACATTGCCGTTCCAAATCCTCTTTTTGGCATTTGTCATTCAAATTTATCCCCTTCATTCCATTTGGCACCTATGCCATTAAGGAACTCTTCCGCCGACAACCGTTTTTTCCCGGCAGGCTGCAATTCAGTGATGGCAATGGATGTTTCGTCGCCTGTTTTGACGATAAGCTTGTCCTTCAACAATTTTATTATCGTTCCAGGAAGGGCCTCAGCCGTAATATCGGATTTGTCTGCCGTCCAAATTTTAACGTTCTCTTCTTGAAATACGGAATAGGCACCCGGCCACGGATAGAGTCCGCGGATTTGGTTGAAAATAGCTGTGCCGTCTTTGGACCAGTCGATTCTTTCCTGTTCACGGGTTATATTGCCTGCAAATGAAACATATTTTTCATCTTGGGGAATCCGTTCATTCGATCCGTCTATGATGGAAGGCAATGTATTTTTCAATAATTTTGTGCCTGCTACGGATAATTTCTCGAATAGGATGCCGGTATTATCTTCTTCGGTAATAGGTACAGTTATCTGTGAGATGATATCTCCCGCATCGAGCTTTTCAACCATATACATAATTGTTACTCCCGTTTCGGTCTCACCATCGATGACTGCTTGGTGGATCGGTGCGCCTCCCCGGTATTTCGGCAATAATGACGCATGGACATTGATGCAACCCAGTCGTGGGGCATCAAGTAGGGTTTTCGGCAGGATTTGTCCATATGCAGCGGTAACGATCAGATCCGGATTCATCTGGATAAGCTCCGCAAGTTCTTCGGATGTTCTCAGTTTTTCCGGTTGCAAGACCGGCAAGCCAAGTCGAAGAGCCTCTTCCTTTACAGGCGGAGGTGTTAATATCCTCTTTCTTCCGACAGGCCGATCGGGCTGGGTGACAACTGCAATGATGTCGTACCCTTCCTCGTGTAGCATTGTCAAGACAGGAACTGAAAAATCGGGAGTCCCCATGAATACGATTTTCGTCATTCGGTTTCAGCCTCCCCATCTACTTCTTCAAATTCCTCTGGGTCCACGATCCTTGTTATTTTTGAATCGAATAACACGCCATCCAAATGATCTATTTCATGCAGGATCGCCCGCGCTTCGTAGTCTTCCGCTTCCAGTTCGTACAAAGAACCGTCCCGTTCCTGTGCTTCTACACGAACGAAAAACGGTCGTTCCACTTCACCGTATAGACCCGGGAAGCTTAAGCAGCCCTCAACTTCTACGACAGATCCTCCGATTGCAGTGACGACAGGGTTGACCATTTCAATCACTTCGTCCCCTTCGCCCATATCGACGATGGCGACTCGGACCAATTCCCCTACTTGAGGAGCTGCGAGCCCTACACCATCTGCATCGATCATTGTGTCGTACATGTCATCGAGCAGCTTTGCCAATTTTTCATCAAATTTCTCCACTTCCTTACAACGCTGCGTCAGCATTGTTGAAGGGCTTTTAACGATTTCAAGTATTGCCAATTCTATTCCTCTTTTCCAACTCTTCCGTACTGATTAAAAAATTGAAGTCGGATCCACATCCACTGACATAAGCAGACCTTCCTTCATCCAGTTCGTCCGATACATTCTGATCAATTGCTGGAGCGTTTCAATTAACTTCGGCTCTTTTTTGTATTTTATCAAACATTGGTACCGATATCTATTGTTCACACGACTAATTGCAGCTGCCGCAGGTCCGATGATGACGGTATCAGGCGACAACGAACTTTTCAAATAGCGCGTCCCCTTTTCCGCGAAATCTGCCACTTTTAACAAATCCTCATGAGAAAACTGTACAAGCGTTATAAAAAAGAAAGGAGGATACCCGTATTGTTTGCGTGCCGACATCTCCAGATTGTAAAACGGTTCGTAATGTTGGGTCTTTGCGAGTTCAATCGCATAATGTTCCGGTGAATATGTCTGAATGAATACTTCACCGGCCAATTCATGCCTACCTGCTCGTCCACTAACTTGCGTCATCAATTGGAATGTTTTTTCCGCTGCCCGGAAATCCGCCAAATGCAAAGTCGTATCCGCAGCAATCACTCCGACTAAGGTAATATTCGGGAAATCGAGCCCTTTTGCAATCATTTGGGTGCCAAGCAGAATATCCGCCTTCCCTTCGCTGAATTGGCGGAGTATGCGTTCGTGTGCTCCCTTTTGCCGTGTTGTGTCTACATCCATCCGCAATACTCGCGCTTCTGGGAATAGCTTTGAAATTTCTTCTTCGGCCTTTTGTGTGCCTGTTCCGAAAAACCGTATATGCTCACTTTCACATTCCGGACAAACGAGCGGAACTGGTTCCTCATGACCGCAATAATGACACTTCAGACTTTCATTTGCACGATGATAGGTCAATGAGATATCGCAGTTCGGGCATTGGACGACCGTCCCGCAATCCCTGCACAATACGAATGAAGAGAAACCTCTTTTATTGAGAAATAGGACCGTTTGCTCTTTCTTTTCCAAGCGAAGTCGAATGGCCTCCGCCAATTGTACGGAAAACATCGACCTGTTTCCTTCCTTCAATTCTTCCCTCATATCGACGACCGTGACGGTTGGTAATGGTTGGTTCTTCGCCCTCTTCGACAACTCCAAAAGTGTATAGACACCTTTCGATGCTCGGGCGTACGATTCGAGAGAGGGTGTCGCGCTGCCTAGGATGACGGGGCAACCGAAATACTCTGAACGCCAGATGGCAACGTCCCTTGCATGGTACCTCGGGGTATCCTCCTGTTTATAAGTCGATTCGTGCTCTTCATCCAGGATGATAATTCCTATGTTTTCAAATGGAGCGAAAATCGCAGATCTTGCCCCGACGACAACTTTCACTTCCCGTCGGTGGATTTTTCTCCATTCATCATATTTCTCACCTGCCGATAACCCGCTATGCATGACTGCAACTAGTTCGCCAAACCGCTCTTGGAATCGGGCGGTCATTTGAGGCGTCAATGAAATCTCAGGAACGAGGACGATCGCTTCCTTCCCTTTATCCAGTACGTGTTTGATCGCTTGTAAATAGACTTCGGTTTTTCCGCTTCCCGTTATGCCATGCAACAGGAATGTTTCAGCATTACCCGAATCTGCGGCCACTTTCACTTTCTCGAGTGCCGTGTGTTGTTCCTCTGTCAGCCGAAGGGGCATGGGCGTATCCTGAAGCTTCGGGGCATCCGGCTCACGATACGTTTCGACATACGCTTCTGTAGCACCGCCTTTTTCAATGACGGCTTTGAGAACCGAGTTTTGGATGCCAGATTCATTCATCAGTTTCGCAGCCTCAATCGACTTCCCTGCATGATTTAACATCCACCTGATCAATTCTGCTTGTTTCTTCGCATTCGGATGGATGGTGAGCAGTAATTCGGATAATGTGTCTGAATCCCCAATATGGATTACACGTACTTTTTTCACTCCCGTTTGCTGGCTAATCGCCGTGTCGACGGAAACGATTCCTTTTTCCGAATAATCTTTGACCAACTTCAATAGAGCGGAATCAGTAACCTGCTTCAAAGGAATGCGGGTACGTCCATTCAGTACTGATAAAACCCTTGCATCATCGATTTCATCTGGTCTTTCGATACTGATGAATTTTTCGTATTTCGCACGCATCGCTGCAGGCAGCATCACTTGCAGCGCATCGATTTCATAGGACAGTGTTTCTCTCGCCACTTTTTTAGCCAAGCCCAACAACTCCTGAGAAAGAACAGGATCCAAGTCGATCAGTTCGTCAATCTTCTTCAACTTATGCTCTTCGAGATCACTTTCTGATTTCAGGCCGGTGACATAGCCGATCACTTTCCTCGGTCCGAATGGGACTTTAACACGGGACCCGCATTCAATCACCGTCTCCAGATGTTCGGGCACGGCGTAGTCAAAGGGACGATCGATTGGATATGCCGATACATCGACGATGACTTCAGCTATCATTTACAACGTCACTCTCCAATTCCAGAATCGTCCTCAAGAGCACTTGTGCCAGTTCTTTTTTATGCATTGCTTCGAAAGGATATGTCTTCCCCTTTCTTGATAGTAATGTGACAACATTCGTATCGTTGCCGAAGCCGCCATCGGGATCTGTCACATCATTTACAATGATATAGTCCAAGTTTTTAGTGGACAGCTTTTTCATGCCATACTCGATTGCATCATTCGTCTCTGCCGCAAATCCGACAAGTACTTGTCCCGTTTTTCTTTCCCCGAGCGTCTTGAGAATATCGGTTGTACGTTCGAGTTCAATGGATGAATCGCCATCCTGCTTCTTCATCTTTTGTGTAAATTGCTCTTTTGGGCGATAATCTGCAACTGCTGCCGATTTTATAACCATATCTGCATCGTCGAATTTAGTTAACACAGCGTCAAGCATTTGTGCAGCACTCTCCACGTTGATGAGCTGCACGCCATTAGGCTTTGGCAACTCAACAGGACCTGAAACCAATATTGTTTCAGCACCTAACGACACAGCAGCTTCCGCTAGTGCATATCCCATCTTGCCGCTCGAAAAGTTCGAAATGTAACGCACAGGGTCAATCCGTTCCCGGGTCGGTCCCGCCGTAACAACCACCTTTTTCCCTGCAAGAGGCTGATTTTCAGGTTGCGAAAACCTCTCCTTGATCAGTTGGACAATTTTTTCAGGCTCCTCGAGTCTGCCTTTACCGACATAGCCGCATGCTAAGAATCCTTCTGAAGGTTCAATGAAACGGTAACCGTCCTCATGGAGCTGTCCGATGTTTCGGATGACCGACTTGTTTTCATACATATGTACATTCATCGCCGGAGCAATCCAAACTTCCGCAGTTGTCGCGAGAAGGGTTGTCGTGACCATATTATCCGCAATTCCGTTCGCGAGTTTGCCGATTACATTTGCAGTTGCCGGCGCAACTATGACAAGATCGGCCCAATCAGCCAGATCGATGTGAGCAATGACACTTGAGTCTTTTTCATCAAAGGTGTCAAAGTAAACATCATTCCGTGACAAAACCTGAAAAGAAAGCGGTGTCACGAATTCCATTGCCGAAGCAGTCATCATCACTTTCACTTCTGCCCCGGCTTGCGTTAATTTGCTTACAAGAGCGACTGCCTTATAAACGGCAATTCCACCAGTCACACAGACAAGTATTTTTTTAGTTACCAACAGCCCCACCCTTTCTCTACTTCTACGAGTATGTACAATTTGTCCATAAAAGGACAATCGACTTCTGAAAAATGCTAATTAAAAATGACAAACTCCCAAAGAAATTCTGTTTCTAAGGGAGTATGCAGACCTATTTAAATGCGTCAACTTAGTGAGCGTTGATCATACTTCGTCTTCGTATACAATGGAAGCGTCTTGAACTTGTTTTGATAATGCGCCTGCGGAAATCTCTTCCAAAGCTTTCCCTACATTCTTATATGAAGTATAGGATGGCAGCAACATATTCTTGGTCTCCTGCATTTCACGCGCACGCTTAGCGGCAAGTGTCACAAGTGTGTATTTTGAATCGATTTTACCCTTTAACGAGTCAACTGATGGATATAACATAAATTATTCCCCTTCCAACATAAGTAAGTATCTTTTTTCAACACGTTCCCGTCGGCAATGTTCAGCCGTCACGATGGCATTGATGCGATCGCATGCCTTCGACACTTCATCATTTTCAACTACATAGTCATACAAGTTCATCATTTCAAGCTCTTCACGCGCTTTCAATACTCTGCTTGCAATGACATCGGCCTGTTCCGTCCCTCTACCGATCAAACGATCTTCAAGCTCGGACAGACTCGGTGGGGCAAGGAAAATGAATAATCCATCGGGAACTAATTTACGGACTTGTGCCGCACCGACAACTTCAATTTCCAGGAATACATCCCTTCCGGCGTCAAGCGTTTCATTCACGTAATCCAGAGGGGTGCCGTAATAATTGCCTACATACTCGGCGTACTCCAATAATTTCCCTTCGTTTATCAATTGCTCGAACTCATTGCGTGATTTAAAAAAGTAATCGACGCCGTCCTGTTCGCCTTCTCGGGGGCTTCTCGTCGTCATCGATATCGAATATTCATAATTCGTGTCAGGTTGTTGAAATAGCTCTTTTCTGACCGTCCCTTTCCCGACACCGGATGGTCCGGACAGGACAATCAACAGTCCACGTTGTTTGTACATGCAATCCCTCTTCTTATGTATTCTCTACCTTCTATTGTTCCATTCATCATAGCAAACAATCTTCTCATATTATAACATATCGCACCCAGAGAGTGCTAAAATGGTACAAAACGTTTGAAAGAGGAATTATTATGGCATTTGACGGTTTATTCACCGCAGCGATTACTCAAGAGCTGCAACAAATTAAAGACGGACGGATTTCAAAAATACATCAGCCGAACACACAAGAAGTTGTCTTGATGGTTCGGGCAGGAAGAAGCAATTATAAACTTCTTATTTCTACTCATCCATCTTATTCCCGCGTTCAATTGACTGATGAAACGATTGTAAATCCTTCTGAGCCACCGATGTTTTGCATGGTATTGAGGAAGCATCTCGAAGGCGGCATGATCCAATCAATCCAGCAATCTGGAAATGACCGAATTATCTCATTTGACATCCGGGCGAAAAATGAAATAGGTGATGATATCCACCGCCGATTAATTGTAGAAATCATGGGCAGGCATAGCAATATGCTGTTAATTGACCCGGAGCGGAATATGATCATCGACAGCATGAAGCATTTGCCGCCTTCCGTGAACAGTTACCGGACGGTTATGCCGGGACAGCCATATGTTCCCGCACCTCCCCAAGAGAAATTAGATCCTTTTGATTTAGATGAAAAGGAGCTCCTAGCATTATTGCCAGAATGGGAGAATGCCAAACAGGTTGTTGGAAAACTATCGGGTTTTTCACCGATTCATGGAGAAGAACTTTTGTATCGATTGAAAGAAGCATCAGAAAGGGACGCATATAACATCTATAAAAATTTCCTATCTTCATTCAAAGGGGGAACTCAAACACCTACGATCGCTGAAGTCGGTACGAA
The sequence above is drawn from the Sporosarcina luteola genome and encodes:
- the rsmB gene encoding 16S rRNA (cytosine(967)-C(5))-methyltransferase RsmB, giving the protein MTNAKKRIWNGNVRDAALSILMEINQNQAYSNLLLNRTIKKYDIDPKDRGLLTELTYGTLQHRLTLDYYLEPFVKGKLDPWVRELLRLSIYQIIYLTKIPPHAVVHEAVEIAKRRGHKGISATVNGILRSVLRKGVRPIEDIKDEIERMSVETSHPAWLIERWVNQFGKEEALAMAHENNHPARMTARVNSLKATVEEAIMALAKEGIEASRGEVIPGSIQASSGSLANTAAFAEGLLTIQDESSMLPVLALDVKPDMKVLDMCAAPGGKTTFIAEKMNDIGEIYAHDLHEHKLALIESNANRLGIQSIITKSGDSRELESIYGPASFDRILVDAPCSGLGVIRRKPEIKYNKTEQDLKSLTEIQEQLLATAYRLLKDDGILVYSTCTIEYDENEGMVRRFLETHPDLTLYSIDALADIDSLAIKDNLLQVLPQHFGSDGFFVAAFHKKKE
- the fmt gene encoding methionyl-tRNA formyltransferase, yielding MTKIVFMGTPDFSVPVLTMLHEEGYDIIAVVTQPDRPVGRKRILTPPPVKEEALRLGLPVLQPEKLRTSEELAELIQMNPDLIVTAAYGQILPKTLLDAPRLGCINVHASLLPKYRGGAPIHQAVIDGETETGVTIMYMVEKLDAGDIISQITVPITEEDNTGILFEKLSVAGTKLLKNTLPSIIDGSNERIPQDEKYVSFAGNITREQERIDWSKDGTAIFNQIRGLYPWPGAYSVFQEENVKIWTADKSDITAEALPGTIIKLLKDKLIVKTGDETSIAITELQPAGKKRLSAEEFLNGIGAKWNEGDKFE
- the def gene encoding peptide deformylase — translated: MAILEIVKSPSTMLTQRCKEVEKFDEKLAKLLDDMYDTMIDADGVGLAAPQVGELVRVAIVDMGEGDEVIEMVNPVVTAIGGSVVEVEGCLSFPGLYGEVERPFFVRVEAQERDGSLYELEAEDYEARAILHEIDHLDGVLFDSKITRIVDPEEFEEVDGEAETE
- the priA gene encoding primosomal protein N'; this encodes MIAEVIVDVSAYPIDRPFDYAVPEHLETVIECGSRVKVPFGPRKVIGYVTGLKSESDLEEHKLKKIDELIDLDPVLSQELLGLAKKVARETLSYEIDALQVMLPAAMRAKYEKFISIERPDEIDDARVLSVLNGRTRIPLKQVTDSALLKLVKDYSEKGIVSVDTAISQQTGVKKVRVIHIGDSDTLSELLLTIHPNAKKQAELIRWMLNHAGKSIEAAKLMNESGIQNSVLKAVIEKGGATEAYVETYREPDAPKLQDTPMPLRLTEEQHTALEKVKVAADSGNAETFLLHGITGSGKTEVYLQAIKHVLDKGKEAIVLVPEISLTPQMTARFQERFGELVAVMHSGLSAGEKYDEWRKIHRREVKVVVGARSAIFAPFENIGIIILDEEHESTYKQEDTPRYHARDVAIWRSEYFGCPVILGSATPSLESYARASKGVYTLLELSKRAKNQPLPTVTVVDMREELKEGNRSMFSVQLAEAIRLRLEKKEQTVLFLNKRGFSSFVLCRDCGTVVQCPNCDISLTYHRANESLKCHYCGHEEPVPLVCPECESEHIRFFGTGTQKAEEEISKLFPEARVLRMDVDTTRQKGAHERILRQFSEGKADILLGTQMIAKGLDFPNITLVGVIAADTTLHLADFRAAEKTFQLMTQVSGRAGRHELAGEVFIQTYSPEHYAIELAKTQHYEPFYNLEMSARKQYGYPPFFFITLVQFSHEDLLKVADFAEKGTRYLKSSLSPDTVIIGPAAAAISRVNNRYRYQCLIKYKKEPKLIETLQQLIRMYRTNWMKEGLLMSVDVDPTSIF
- the coaBC gene encoding bifunctional phosphopantothenoylcysteine decarboxylase/phosphopantothenate--cysteine ligase CoaBC, with translation MLVTKKILVCVTGGIAVYKAVALVSKLTQAGAEVKVMMTASAMEFVTPLSFQVLSRNDVYFDTFDEKDSSVIAHIDLADWADLVIVAPATANVIGKLANGIADNMVTTTLLATTAEVWIAPAMNVHMYENKSVIRNIGQLHEDGYRFIEPSEGFLACGYVGKGRLEEPEKIVQLIKERFSQPENQPLAGKKVVVTAGPTRERIDPVRYISNFSSGKMGYALAEAAVSLGAETILVSGPVELPKPNGVQLINVESAAQMLDAVLTKFDDADMVIKSAAVADYRPKEQFTQKMKKQDGDSSIELERTTDILKTLGERKTGQVLVGFAAETNDAIEYGMKKLSTKNLDYIIVNDVTDPDGGFGNDTNVVTLLSRKGKTYPFEAMHKKELAQVLLRTILELESDVVNDS
- the rpoZ gene encoding DNA-directed RNA polymerase subunit omega, giving the protein MLYPSVDSLKGKIDSKYTLVTLAAKRAREMQETKNMLLPSYTSYKNVGKALEEISAGALSKQVQDASIVYEDEV
- the gmk gene encoding guanylate kinase, whose protein sequence is MYKQRGLLIVLSGPSGVGKGTVRKELFQQPDTNYEYSISMTTRSPREGEQDGVDYFFKSRNEFEQLINEGKLLEYAEYVGNYYGTPLDYVNETLDAGRDVFLEIEVVGAAQVRKLVPDGLFIFLAPPSLSELEDRLIGRGTEQADVIASRVLKAREELEMMNLYDYVVENDEVSKACDRINAIVTAEHCRRERVEKRYLLMLEGE